The Methylococcus sp. Mc7 genomic sequence GTCTTGCCCACCCCGGCTTCGCCGACGAACAGCGGATTGTTCTTCCTTCTGCGGCATAGTACCTGGACGGTACGCTCCAGTTCGTCTTTGCGGCCGATGAGGGGATCGATTTTCCCGCGCCGGGCGGATTCGTTGAGATTGGTGGCGAATTTTTCGAGCGGGTTGGCGCTGCCTCCGCTTTCGGCGTCTTCGGATTCGGGTGTGGCGCCCCTCGATGCGCCGTCAGCCTCGTCCCGCACCTTGGAGATGCCGTGAGAAATGAAGTTCACGACGTCGAGGCGGGTGATGTCCTGCTTGTGCAGCAGATAGACGGCGTGCGAGTCCTGTTCGCTGAAGATGGCGACCAGGACGTTCGCCCCGGTGACCTCCTTCTTCCCGGACGATTGCACGTGGAAGGCCGCGCGTTGGAGTACCCGCTGGAATCCCAGCGTGGGTTGGGTATCGCGCTTGACGCCGGCCGGTATCAGCGGCGTGGTTTCATCCAGGAATTCGCTCAGTTCGGTCCGGAGCAGGTCGAGATTGCCGCCGCAGGCACGCAGGACTTCGATGGCGGCGCCGTTGTCGAGCATGGCCAGCAGCAAGTGCTCCACGGTGATGAATTCATGGCGTTTCTCGTATGCGGTACGGAAGGCCGAATTCAGTGATTGTTCGAGTTCTTTGCTCAACATAGTGGAACCTGCTCGAGACTGGTGAAAAATTAAGCTTCTTCCATGGTACAGAGGAGAGGATGCTGGTTCTGGCGCGCATGGGCATTCACCTGCTGCACCTTGGTTTCCGCCACGTCCTTGGAAAAGACCCCGCACACCCCTACGCCCCGCGTGTGAACATGCAGCATCACCTGCGTCGCTTTCTCTTCGTTCATGCCGAAAAACAGCATCAGCACCTGAACGACGAATTCCATCGGAGTGAAATCATCATTCAACAGCATGACTTTGTACAGCGGTGGACGCTTGACCTTGGGTTGGGCCTCTTGAAGGGCCAAACCGTCGCCGGAGCCGTGATCCGATTCCTGAGACATCTGTCCGTCGATCCCACGAAAAAATTGTTGCCTTTGCTACGAATATGGGCCGCGATTTCCCGAGATCAAGCCAGCGGCCGGTGTCAGCACCGCCTGAGCGCGTCACGCTGGTCCAAATAGGGCAGTTGCCGCGGCAGGATCCACATTTCGTACATCGAGACCACCCACATGAACACGAAAGCCATGGCGAGGCCGCCGCCGCCCATGACGACGAGAAGGGCGAAATGGCGGTCGAGTTTCGTAAGCCACCAGGAGGCGATGTCCAGCAGCAGGAAAACATACGGCATGAGGATGGCCGAGCACTTGAGCTTACAGGGTACTCCGGAAGCCAGAGCGAAAATCATGCCGACGAACATGAAAATGAAAGCGATACCGAACATGTGAATGTGCGACACCCGCGTCAACGACGAAAACGTCGCGCCTTCGTCCGACTGCGCCCGCGCCTTGATGTTCTCGTAGCGGGTGAAATCCGGCAATCCGCTGTCGGCGTTGTGGCAAGCGGTGCAATGCGCTTCGAACAGCGGCCTGATCTGCCTGGCGTAGGCGTTTTCATTGGCGCCGTCCCGAACCCATTGGATGATCTGGAACCGCGCCTCGTCCGGCGCATTGGCCTTCATCGAACCGTTGAGCTTGGCCTCCAGCACCGAGCCCGAGCGGTTGCCGTAATAGCTGTAGACGATATCCTCGATCGACAGTCCGAACTTGCCGTCGGCCATGCCATGCGTAAACAAGATCTGCACCATGGCCAAGCCGTAGCCGATTGCGACGACGATCAAATAACCGGAAAATAACAACTTGACCGATGTGCCCAAGTTGCTCAAGTTCAGCGGCATTCCCGCGGCTCCCACGAATCATCACGAACTTTGCAGGCGAATCCTGCGTCTTAACGGTTTAATAACACACGCGAATTGACAACTCAATTCGCTTCCAATTGAAAACAGTATGCAAAATTTGGAAACCCCGTCGGACGGCCGTCCTCGGGTCACGGTAGCCGCCGTCATCGAACGGCACGGCCGTTTTCTATGCGTGGAGGAGCGCGCCGGCGCATCCCCCGAACTCGTCATCAACCAGCCGGCGGGCCATGTCGAAGCGGCGGAGTCGGTGGTCGAGGCGGCGGTCCGCGAGACCCTGGAAGAGACCGGCTGGCGTCTGGTACCAGAGGCCGTGACCGGTATCTATTTGTGGCGTCATCCGGAATCCGGCAGGAGCTTCCTGCGCATCGCCATCACCGGCCGGGCCGATGCCCCCGTGGGCGAGGTTCGGCTGGACGAAGGTATCGAGCGGGCGCTCTGGCTGAGCCGGGACGAGCTGCTGCGCGAACGAAGCCGCCACCGCAGCCCGCTGGTGCTGCATACGGTGGAGGACTACCTCCGGGGCGAGCGCCATCCGCTCAGCCTCCTGAAACACATGCTCGGCTGAGGCGGACATGAAACCGCATGTGATCGTCGGCATGTCGGGCGGGGTGGATTCTTCCGTCAGCGCCTTGCTGCTGCTCCGGCAGGGTTACCGTGTCAGCGGCCTGTTCATGAAGAACTGGGAGGAGGACGACGGCACCGAGTACTGCACGGCCGTGCAGGATTTCGCCGACGCCAGGCAGGTGTGCGAGCGTTTGGAAATCGAGCTGCACGCGGTGAATTTCGCCGCCGAATACTGGGACGACGTGTTCGAGGTGTTCTTGAGCGAATACCGGGCCGGCCGGACGCCGAACCCCGACATCCTCTGCAACAAGCAGATCAAGTTCAAGGCCTTCCTCGACTATGCCGAAGACCTGGGCGCCGACCTCATCGCCATGGGGCATTATGCCCGCGTGGCGGAGGAGGACGGCCGGTTCCGGCTCCTCAAGGGCTGCGACGCCGGCAAGGATCAGAGCTATTTCCTGTACACGCTGCAGCAGGAACAGCTCGCCCGCACCCTGTTTCCGCTGGGCGAGCTGAACAAGACCGAGGTGCGTGCGCTGGCCACACAGGCCGGTTTCGCCAACGATGCCAAGAAGGACAGCACCGGCATCTGTTTCATCGGCGAACGGCGATTCAAGGACTTCCTGGAGCGTTATCTGCCGGCCCAGCCCGGGGAGATCCGCACGCCGGAAGGCGCCTTGCTCGGCCGGCACGACGGTCTGATGTACTACACCCTGGGCCAGCGTTCCGGGCTCGGCATCGGCGGCACCAGGGAGGGCGGACAGGCGCCCTGGTATGTGCTGGGCAAGGACCTGGCGAACAACGTGCTGGTGGTGGGGCAGGGCCACGATCATCCGCTGCTCTTCAGGGATGGACTCGAGGCCGGCCGGCTCGACTGGGTCGACGGCGTCGGCCCCGCAGCCGGCGAGGTGCTGCGCTGCGCCGCCAAGACCCGCTACCGCCAGAGCGACCAGGACTGCCGTATCCGCCTGGTCGGCGAAGACCGCCTGGAAGTCGTGTTCGACCGGCCCCTGCGCGCCGTCACTCCCGGCCAGTCGGTCGTGTTTTACCAGGGTGATCGCTGCCTCGGCGGCGGCGTCATCGACCTGACCTTCAACACGGCTTCGAAGGCCGAAGCCGCGTAGACCCAAGACATAAGGAAAACCATGAATTCCATCAAGGCATTATCGCCGGTAGACGGGCGTTACGCCGACAAGGCCGACGCCCTCCGCAACACCTTCAGCGAATACGGGCTCATCCGGTTCCGGGTCCTGGTCGAGCTGCGCTGGCTGGAGGCGCTGGCGGACGAGCCCGCGATCGCCGAGGTTCCCGCTTTGAGCGGCGAGGCGCGCGATCGCCTGAACCGGATCGTGAACGAATTCGGCGAACAGGAGGCCGAGCGTGTCAAGACCATCGAGCGGACCACCAACCACGATGTCAAGGCCGTCGAATATTTCCTGAAGGAAAAGATCAAGGGCTGCGCCGAGCTGGAGCGGGTCGCCGAATTCATCCATTTCGCCTGCACCTCGGAGGACATCAACAATCTCGCCTATGGGCTGATGGTGAAGGAGGCCCGCGACACGGTCCTGCTGCCGGAGATGGACAAGCTGATCGCCGCGGTCCGGGAGCGGGCGCATGCCTATGCCGGCCAGCCGATGCTTTCGCGGACGCACGGGCAGCCGGCGACGCCCACCACGGTGGGGAAGGAGTTCGCCAACGTCGCCGCCCGCTTGGCGCGGCAGCGCGACCAAGTGGCGGCGGTGGCGCTGATGGGCAAGATCAATGGCGCGGTCGGCAACTTCAATGCCCATACGATCGCTTACCCGGAAGTCGATTGGCCCAAACTGGCGCAAGGTTTCGTCGAGTCGCTGGGGCTCGCCTGGAACCCCTACACCATCCAGATCGAGCCGCACGACTATCTGGCCGAGCTGTGCCATGCCCTCAGCCGCTTCAACACGGTGCTGATCGACTTCGACCGCGACGTCTGGGGTTACATCTCGCTGGGCTTCTTCAAGCAGAAGACCGTGGCCGGCGAAGTGGGCTCCTCCACCATGCCGCACAAGGTCAACCCGATCGATTTCGAGAATTCGGAAGGCAACCTCGGCCTCGCCAACGCGCTGTTCTCGCATTTCGCCGAGAAGCTCCCGATCTCCCGCTGGCAGCGCGACCTGACCGATTCCACGGTGCTGCGCAACCTCGGCGTGGGTTTCGCCCACGCCCTCATCGCCCTGAGTTCCACTTTGAAAGGCCTGGGCAAGCTGGAGTTGAATCCGCAGGTGCTGGAGGCCGATCTCGACGCCAACTGGGAAGTGCTGGCGGAGGCGATCCAGACCGTCATGCGCCGCTACGGCGTGGAGCAGCCCTACGAGAAGCTCAAGGCCTTGACCCGCGGCCAGCGGGTGGACGCGGAGGGCATGCGGGCCTTCGTCGAGACCCTGGAAATACCGGAGGAAGCGCGCCGCCGGCTGGCCGACCTGGCTCCGCGCGACTACATCGGCTACGCTGAAACCTTCGCCAAAGCCATCTGAGCCCATGTCCGCATTCCGATACCTGATCGCGCTGCCGCTGCTGTTCCTGAGCCTCGCCTCGCAGGCGGAGACCACGCCGCAGAGCCGGCTGAAGAGCTTCTTCGATTCCGCCCGCACCCTGCAGGCCGAGTTCACCCAGGTCCAACTCGACGAAAGCGGGCGGCCCAAGCAGGAGAGCAAGGGCACCTTCTATCTGCAGCGGCCCGGCAAGTTCCGCTGGGACTACGCCAAGCCTTACAAACAAGAAATCGTTTCCGCCGGCGGCAAGGTCTGGTTCTACGACGTCGATCTGGAACAGGTCACGGCGAAGAAGCTCGGCCAGGCCGTGGGCTCGACCCCGGCGCTGCTGCTGAGCGGCGAGATGGCGCTGGAGGACAATTTCACCATCGAGGACCAGGGCGCCGACGAGGGCATGTTCTGGATCAAACTGGTGCCCAAGTCGGAAGAGGGCGGATTCCGCTACGTGCTGATCGGGCTCGAAGGCGACAAGCTGGCCGGCATGGAGCTGAGCGACAACTTCGGCCAGTTGACCCGCATCTATTTCTCCAACCTGCGTACCGGAATCGTGCTCGATCCCAAGCTGTTCCAGTTCAGTCCGCCGGCCGGGGTGGACGTGTTCGAGGACAAGTAGCCTCCGGTGTTCGCAGATCTCTCCCAGCCGCTGGCCGACCGGCTGCGTCCCCGGACGCTGGACGAGTACATCGGCCAGACCCATCTCATCAAGCCGGGCCGGCCGCTGTACGAGTCGATCCGGCGCGGCCGCATCCACTCGATGATTTTCTGGGGGCCGCCCGGCACCGGCAAGACCACCCTGGCGCGGCTGGTCGCCCGCCATGCCGACGCCGAGTTCCTGTCGGTCTCGGCGGTGCTGTCGGGGGTGAAGGAAATCCGCGAAGCCTTGGCGCAGGCGGCGAAATTCAAAGCCGCCGGGCGCAGCGCCATCCTGTTCGTCGACGAGGTGCACCGCTTCAACAAGTCGCAGCAGGACGCGTTCCTGGCCCATGTCGAGGACGGCACGGTCAGCTTCATCGGCGCCACCACCGAAAATCCCTCCTTCGAGGTCAGCAGCGCCTTGCTGTCTCGGGCACGGGTCTATGTGCTGAAGGCGCTGACCGAGGCCGATTTGCTGGGCGTCATCGAACGCGCGTTGTCGGATTCGGAGCGCGGCCTGGGCCGGCACGGCCTGGACATGACCGAGCCGGTGCGCATGGCCTACGTTCGCGCCGCCGACGGCGACGCCCGGCGCTTGCTGAACCTGCTGGAGATCACGGCGGACCTGCTGGACGAGGGCCAGACCGCGGTGAGCGAGGAGATCGCTCACCAGGTCCTGTCGTCCGGAACCACGCGCCGCTTCGACAAGCAGGGGGAGGAGTTCTACAACCAGATTTCCGCCCTGCACAAATCGGTGCGCGGCAGCTCGCCCGATGCCGCCTTGTATTGGCTCTGCCGGATGCTGGACGGCGGCTGCGATCCGCTCTATCTGGCCCGGCGCCTGGTGCGGATCGCCTCGGAGGACATCGGCAACGCCGATCCCAAGGCGCTGGAGCTGTGCCTGAACGCCTGGAACGCCCAGGAACGCCTGGGCAGCCCGGAAGGCGAACTGGCCTTGGCGCAGGCCGTGGCCTATCTGGCCGTCGCCCCCAAGAGCAACGCGGTCTACGAGGCCTACAAGGCCGCCCGCGCCGACGCCGCCCAGTCGGGCAGCCTGCCGGTGCCCCTGCATCTGCGCAACGCGCCGACCGGGCTGATGAAGAGCCTGGATTACGGCAAGGAATACCGCTACGCGCACGACTATCCCGATGCCTATGTGCCGGGCGAAAACTATTTCCCCGACGAGCTGGGGACTCGGGAGTACTACCGGCCGGTCAACCGCGGCATGGAGATCAAGATCGCCGAGAAGCTCGAGCGTCTCAAGGCGCTGGACAAGGAGGCAGGCAAGCGGTGAGCGGCGCCAACGGTTTTTCCACGGCTGCCCGCCGTCTGCTCTCTTTGCTGGCCGATGGCGGCTTCCATTCCGGCGAGGCCATCGCGGCGAGCACGGGTTGCAGCCGCGCCGGCGTTTGGAAGCGCATCGAGGAATTGCGCGCCCTGGGGGTGGAAGTCCATGCCGTTCCCGGCACCGGGTACAGGTTGGCGTATCCGCTGGAACTGCTGGACGGGGAGGCGATCGCGGGCGCGCTGACCGACGCGGCCGCGGAATCCGTCGGCGGCTTCGAAATTCATCATCAACTCGATTCCACGAACAGCCATCTGATGCGCCGAGCCGCCGAGGGCGCGCCCACCGGCACCGTCTGCCTGGCCGAGCGGCAGACCGCGGGGAAGGGGCGGATCGGCCGGGATTGGGTGTCGCCGCTGTCCGGCAACGTCTATCTCTCGCTGCTGTGGCGGTTCGGCCGGGCGGGGTTTTCCGGGCTCAGCCTCGCGGTGGGCGTGGCCGTCGTACGGGCCTTGCGGGCACAGGGCATCGCCGATCCGGCGCTCAAATGGCCGAACGACATCCTGTGGTCGCGCCGCAAGCTGGGCGGCATCCTGATCGAGGTCACGGGCGAGGACAACGGCCAGTACGCCGTGGTGATCGGGATCGGCCTCAACGTGAACTTGCCTGACCGCCATGCCGGGGTCATCGATCAGGACTGGGTCGACCTGGCGCGGATTCCGGGGGGCGCCGGCGTGTCGCGCAATCGGCTGATCGCCGGGATGCTCAGCGAATTGGCCCCCATGCTGGCGGGTTACGAAACCACCGGGCTTGCGCCGTATCTCGACGAATGGCGCAGCTACCACGGCTTCGACGGCGCGCAGGCCAGCGTGCAGCAGGGCGACTGGGTACGGACGGGGCGGATCGTCGGCGTCTCGGCGGAAGGACTGCTGATGCTGGCGTGCGAGGACGGCAAAGTGCGCGAATTCGCATCCGGCGACGTGCGGGTGAGGCCGCTGTGAAGCTGCTGATCGACGTCGGCAACTCGCGGGTGAAATGGGCTCGGTCCGAGCCGGGACGGTACGCATTTGGCGGGGCCTTTGCCACGGATGTGTTCAGCCTGGCGGACGCGTGCGAACGCCAGATGGCGGCGCTGCCGCGGCCGGAGGCCGTGCTGGTATCCAACGTCGCCGGCGCAAGGGCGGGCGAGACGCTCGCGGATTGGGTGTCGGCCCGCTGGGCCGTGCCGGTCCGTTTCGTACGCAGCGAGGCTTCGGCCCTGGGAGTCGTCAACGCTTACGCGAACCCGGCCCAATTGGGTGTCGACCGCTGGCTCGGCCTGATAGGAGCCTGGCGGATACACCGCGATGCCTGCTGCATCGTCAGCGCCGGCACCGCCTTGACCGTCGACTTGCTGGACGCGGAGGGCAGGCACCGGGGCGGTGTGATCGGCCCCGGTCTGGCGATGATGCGTGCCGCCCTCGCGTCCCTGGAGGCTTTGGGGGGGGCGGCGGAAAGCTGGGACGGCTTTTTCTGCAACAGCACCGGACCCGCGCTGTCCAGCGGCATTCTCCATTCCGCCGTGGGTTTGATACGGGAGTCCCTGGGCCGGGCGGCGGCGCTCCTGGGAGCCGAGCCCGCACTGGTGCTGACCGGCGGCGATGCCGAGACGCTCCGCCCTCACATCGAGGCTCCGGTCCGGCTGGTGCCTCACCTCGTCCTTGAAGGCTTGCACGCCTTAGCAGAGCGATCGACATGAGACTCCTTTTCTATTTTCTCCTCGTCGCCAATGTGGCTTTCTTCTTTTGGAGCCTGGGGCATCGGGATACCAGGCGGCACGTCGATATCAAGGCCGTGGAGGCGCCTGGAAGGCTGCTGCTGCGCTCGGAGGTCGCAGACACTCATGGCGGAATCCCGAGTCCGCCGGTCGGCACGCCGCCGCCGGCCGGGGCCGACACGGGCCTGCTCGTCGGCAACGGTACTTGCCATCGTCTCGGGCCGTTCGCCGAGACGGCCGAAGCCCGGAAGGTGCTCGCGCTCGTCAAGGAGTGGATCGACAAGGCGAGTGTGACCAGCGAGTCTTCGGAGTCCCTGGACGGCTACTGGCTGCTCTATCCCAAGGCAGAGAACATGGACGAGGCCAAGGGCAACCGCAAGATGCTGATGGACAAAGGCATCAAGGACGTCTGGCTGATCGACAAGGGCGACATGGCCGGCATGATTTCGCTCGGCATTTTCAAGACCCGGGAGGAGGCCGAAACCGAGTGGGTCCGTTTGTCCAAACTCAACGTGCGGGCGCAGATCCGGCCCCGGATCACGCAGTCTGAAACGGCCTGGATACAGTTCGCCTGGGACAAGTCCCCGCTGGAGCTGGACGAGGTGATGATCCAACTGCGCGGCGAGAATCCGGAGGTGTCGGTGCCGCCGCTCAAGCCCTGCCCGCCGCGCAAGCCTTAACGGCCGGCGTAACGGCCGGCGACGAAAAGGAAGAACTGGGTGCCGAAGATCAGGTTCGCCAGCACCAGGTGCAGCGGCTGGGCGATGGCCGGGAAGCCGAGCCGGTCCAGCGTGACGCCGGCGGCGATGGCGGCGGCGACGAGGCCAGCCAAGGCCATTCCGAAGCGGGCGTAGAGCGAGCCCGCCGGCAAAGCCTTGACCATCTTCCAGGCCAGCCACAGGTTGACGCCGAGAATCAGGGCGGAGAAGGACCGGTGGACGTAGAAGATGAGCGGGAGGTTCTCGCGCCACAGGCCGCGGTCCGTCGAGGCGGCCGTGGCCATGACGTCCACCGACTCGCGGATCTGGGTGCCCATGGCGATCTGCAGGAGGGTCATGCCCATGGCGGCCATCAGGACCGCGCGGAAGCGCGGGGGCAGGCCGGACAGGTCCAGGGCCTCGAAATAGCTGCGCTGTGAACGTGTGACCGCGTAGATCAGTAGGCAGACGATGGCGAAGGCCATCAGCATGTGGGCCGTGATCATGACGGGGCGCAGATTGCTGGCTACTACCGCGGAGCCCAGCCAGCCCTGGAAGCCCACCGCCAGGAACACCGCCAGCGCAAGCCAGGTCACGGCCCGGTCGGTCTTCCAGAAGGCGAGGGAGCGGTACAGCGTGGCGATGATCAGCAGGCCGATACTGACGCCTACAAGTCGGTTGACGTATTCGGTCCAGGTCTTGACCGGGTTGAAACGGGTGTCGGCATAGCCGCGCTCGGCATAGATCTCGTGGTAATTGGCCGGGAGCTGGGACTCGTCGGTCGGCGGCACCAGCCGGCCGAAGCAGGTCGGCCAGTCCGGGCAGCCCATGCCGGCGCCTGAGGCTCTGACGATGCCACCCACCATGATCAAAAAATAGACTGCGGCGATGGTGATGATGCCGATGCGGGCGAAACGGGTAGTAACCGCGGCGGAGGCGGCGGTGGTTTGCATGATGCGATCTCGAAGTCGTTGTCCCTCTCCCTTTGAGAGAGGGCTGGGGTGAGGGAAGAGGCCGGGCGAATCATAGCACCGGAGCGGTGCGGCGGTAATCGGACCGGCCCTGGATACGGAAATTGCGTCCGTCCGGCCTTGATAAAGAATTCGGGCGTTCATATATGCGCCTTTGGTCCTTAAACAAACCGAGGAGTTTCCGATGCCGATTTATGAATACCAGTGCAAATCCTGCGGCCACAGCCTGGAGGCCATGCAGAAGATCGCCGATGCGCCATTGACGGACTGCCCCGCCTGCGGCAAGCCGGAACTGACCAAGCAGGTTTCCGCCGCCGGTTTCCGGCTCAAGGGCGGCGGCTGGTACGAAACCGACTTCAAGGGCAGCAAGGACAAGAAAAAGAATCTGGCCGGCGATGCCAAGCCGAAATCGGAGAGCAAGCCGGCGGACAGCGCCGCTTCCTCCGGCAAACCTGCGGCCTAGGATCGGCTTGCGCTGGCTCGAAGCCAGCGCGTAACATTCGAAGTTTTTCTCAGTCGATCAACAGAGTTCGAATATGCGCAGTCACCGTTGCGGGGAAGTGAGCGAGAGCCTTCTGGGCCAGGAAGTCGGATTGTGCGGTTGGGTGCACCGCCGGCGCGACCACGGGGGAGTGATTTTCATCGATCTCCGGGACCGGGAAGGGCTGGTGCAGGTCGTGTTCGATCCGGATTACCAGGAGCCCTTCAAGCTCGCCGAGACCGTCCGCAGCGAGTACGTCATCCGTGTAACGGGCAAGGTCCGCAGCCGCCCCGAGGGGACCGAGAACCCGAACCTCAGGAGCGGCAAGGTCGAGGTGCTGGCCACTTCGCTGGAAATCCTCAATCGTTCGGAAACCCCGCCGTTCCCCATCGAAGGCGACATCGAGGTGAACGAGGAGATGCGGCTGCGCTACCGCTACATCGACCTGCGCCGGCCGGTCATGCAGCAGCGCATGCGCCTGCGCCGGGACATCACCCGCTTCCTGCGCAATTTCCTGGATCATCACGGCTTCTACGAGATCGAGACGCCGTTCCTGACCAAGGCTACGCCGGAAGGCGCGCGCGACTACCTCGTGCCCA encodes the following:
- the clpS gene encoding ATP-dependent Clp protease adapter ClpS, with translation MSQESDHGSGDGLALQEAQPKVKRPPLYKVMLLNDDFTPMEFVVQVLMLFFGMNEEKATQVMLHVHTRGVGVCGVFSKDVAETKVQQVNAHARQNQHPLLCTMEEA
- a CDS encoding elongation factor-1 alpha, coding for MPLNLSNLGTSVKLLFSGYLIVVAIGYGLAMVQILFTHGMADGKFGLSIEDIVYSYYGNRSGSVLEAKLNGSMKANAPDEARFQIIQWVRDGANENAYARQIRPLFEAHCTACHNADSGLPDFTRYENIKARAQSDEGATFSSLTRVSHIHMFGIAFIFMFVGMIFALASGVPCKLKCSAILMPYVFLLLDIASWWLTKLDRHFALLVVMGGGGLAMAFVFMWVVSMYEMWILPRQLPYLDQRDALRRC
- a CDS encoding NUDIX hydrolase, whose amino-acid sequence is MQNLETPSDGRPRVTVAAVIERHGRFLCVEERAGASPELVINQPAGHVEAAESVVEAAVRETLEETGWRLVPEAVTGIYLWRHPESGRSFLRIAITGRADAPVGEVRLDEGIERALWLSRDELLRERSRHRSPLVLHTVEDYLRGERHPLSLLKHMLG
- the mnmA gene encoding tRNA 2-thiouridine(34) synthase MnmA, which translates into the protein MKPHVIVGMSGGVDSSVSALLLLRQGYRVSGLFMKNWEEDDGTEYCTAVQDFADARQVCERLEIELHAVNFAAEYWDDVFEVFLSEYRAGRTPNPDILCNKQIKFKAFLDYAEDLGADLIAMGHYARVAEEDGRFRLLKGCDAGKDQSYFLYTLQQEQLARTLFPLGELNKTEVRALATQAGFANDAKKDSTGICFIGERRFKDFLERYLPAQPGEIRTPEGALLGRHDGLMYYTLGQRSGLGIGGTREGGQAPWYVLGKDLANNVLVVGQGHDHPLLFRDGLEAGRLDWVDGVGPAAGEVLRCAAKTRYRQSDQDCRIRLVGEDRLEVVFDRPLRAVTPGQSVVFYQGDRCLGGGVIDLTFNTASKAEAA
- the purB gene encoding adenylosuccinate lyase translates to MNSIKALSPVDGRYADKADALRNTFSEYGLIRFRVLVELRWLEALADEPAIAEVPALSGEARDRLNRIVNEFGEQEAERVKTIERTTNHDVKAVEYFLKEKIKGCAELERVAEFIHFACTSEDINNLAYGLMVKEARDTVLLPEMDKLIAAVRERAHAYAGQPMLSRTHGQPATPTTVGKEFANVAARLARQRDQVAAVALMGKINGAVGNFNAHTIAYPEVDWPKLAQGFVESLGLAWNPYTIQIEPHDYLAELCHALSRFNTVLIDFDRDVWGYISLGFFKQKTVAGEVGSSTMPHKVNPIDFENSEGNLGLANALFSHFAEKLPISRWQRDLTDSTVLRNLGVGFAHALIALSSTLKGLGKLELNPQVLEADLDANWEVLAEAIQTVMRRYGVEQPYEKLKALTRGQRVDAEGMRAFVETLEIPEEARRRLADLAPRDYIGYAETFAKAI
- the lolA gene encoding outer membrane lipoprotein chaperone LolA; translated protein: MSAFRYLIALPLLFLSLASQAETTPQSRLKSFFDSARTLQAEFTQVQLDESGRPKQESKGTFYLQRPGKFRWDYAKPYKQEIVSAGGKVWFYDVDLEQVTAKKLGQAVGSTPALLLSGEMALEDNFTIEDQGADEGMFWIKLVPKSEEGGFRYVLIGLEGDKLAGMELSDNFGQLTRIYFSNLRTGIVLDPKLFQFSPPAGVDVFEDK
- a CDS encoding replication-associated recombination protein A; protein product: MFADLSQPLADRLRPRTLDEYIGQTHLIKPGRPLYESIRRGRIHSMIFWGPPGTGKTTLARLVARHADAEFLSVSAVLSGVKEIREALAQAAKFKAAGRSAILFVDEVHRFNKSQQDAFLAHVEDGTVSFIGATTENPSFEVSSALLSRARVYVLKALTEADLLGVIERALSDSERGLGRHGLDMTEPVRMAYVRAADGDARRLLNLLEITADLLDEGQTAVSEEIAHQVLSSGTTRRFDKQGEEFYNQISALHKSVRGSSPDAALYWLCRMLDGGCDPLYLARRLVRIASEDIGNADPKALELCLNAWNAQERLGSPEGELALAQAVAYLAVAPKSNAVYEAYKAARADAAQSGSLPVPLHLRNAPTGLMKSLDYGKEYRYAHDYPDAYVPGENYFPDELGTREYYRPVNRGMEIKIAEKLERLKALDKEAGKR
- a CDS encoding biotin--[acetyl-CoA-carboxylase] ligase, with product MSGANGFSTAARRLLSLLADGGFHSGEAIAASTGCSRAGVWKRIEELRALGVEVHAVPGTGYRLAYPLELLDGEAIAGALTDAAAESVGGFEIHHQLDSTNSHLMRRAAEGAPTGTVCLAERQTAGKGRIGRDWVSPLSGNVYLSLLWRFGRAGFSGLSLAVGVAVVRALRAQGIADPALKWPNDILWSRRKLGGILIEVTGEDNGQYAVVIGIGLNVNLPDRHAGVIDQDWVDLARIPGGAGVSRNRLIAGMLSELAPMLAGYETTGLAPYLDEWRSYHGFDGAQASVQQGDWVRTGRIVGVSAEGLLMLACEDGKVREFASGDVRVRPL
- a CDS encoding type III pantothenate kinase encodes the protein MKLLIDVGNSRVKWARSEPGRYAFGGAFATDVFSLADACERQMAALPRPEAVLVSNVAGARAGETLADWVSARWAVPVRFVRSEASALGVVNAYANPAQLGVDRWLGLIGAWRIHRDACCIVSAGTALTVDLLDAEGRHRGGVIGPGLAMMRAALASLEALGGAAESWDGFFCNSTGPALSSGILHSAVGLIRESLGRAAALLGAEPALVLTGGDAETLRPHIEAPVRLVPHLVLEGLHALAERST
- a CDS encoding heme A synthase — its product is MQTTAASAAVTTRFARIGIITIAAVYFLIMVGGIVRASGAGMGCPDWPTCFGRLVPPTDESQLPANYHEIYAERGYADTRFNPVKTWTEYVNRLVGVSIGLLIIATLYRSLAFWKTDRAVTWLALAVFLAVGFQGWLGSAVVASNLRPVMITAHMLMAFAIVCLLIYAVTRSQRSYFEALDLSGLPPRFRAVLMAAMGMTLLQIAMGTQIRESVDVMATAASTDRGLWRENLPLIFYVHRSFSALILGVNLWLAWKMVKALPAGSLYARFGMALAGLVAAAIAAGVTLDRLGFPAIAQPLHLVLANLIFGTQFFLFVAGRYAGR
- a CDS encoding FmdB family zinc ribbon protein; this translates as MPIYEYQCKSCGHSLEAMQKIADAPLTDCPACGKPELTKQVSAAGFRLKGGGWYETDFKGSKDKKKNLAGDAKPKSESKPADSAASSGKPAA